The Xylophilus rhododendri region TCGCTGCCGATGAAGTCCCACAGCCGTCCGCTCGCCATCCGCCGCGCCATCGCCGGCTGGTTCTCCGAGCGCGGCTGGAAGGCTTTCGGCTTCCAGAAGGAAGTGTGGAAGGCGCTGGCCGAGGGCCGCTCCGGCCTGCTGCATGCCACCACCGGCGCGGGCAAGACCTATGCGGTGTGGCTGGGCGCGCTGCAGGCCTTCTCGCAGCGCGCCGCCGAGGGCGAGGAGCCCGGCTCGCGTCGCCGCTCCACGCCTTCCGTGCCGCTGACGGTGCTGTGGATCACACCGATGCGTGCCCTGGCCGCCGACACCCTCACGGCGCTGCGCCGGCCGCTCGACGAGCTCGCCGGACGCCATCCCGGCATCGCCCGCTGGACCGCCGGCGCCCGCACCGGCGACACCGACAGCGGCGAGCGCAGCGCCCAGTCGCGCCGCCTGCCGACGGTGCTGGTGACCACGCCGGAGAGCCTGTCGCTGATGCTGGCCCGCGCCGATGCCCAGGAACTGCTGCGCGGCGTGGAACTGGTGGTGGCCGACGAATGGCACGAGCTGCTGGGCAACAAGCGCGGCGTGCAGCTGCAGCTGGCCATCGCCCGCATCCGCGGCTGGAACCCGGCGCTGCGGGTGTGGGGCATGTCGGCCACGCTGGGCAATCTGCAGGAGGCGATGGAAACCCTGCTCGGCCCGCGCCAGCCCGGCGACGAAGGCGTGCTGGTGCAGGGCAAGATCGACAAGCGCCTGGTCGTCGACACCCTGCTGCCCGGGAACGCCGCCCGCTTCAGCTGGGCCGGCCACCTGGGCCTGCGCATGCTGCCGCAGGTGGTGGCGGAGCTGGACCAGAGCGGCACCACACTCGTCTTCGTCAACGTGCGTTCGCAGGCCGAGCTTTGGTACAAGGCCATCCTCGAAGCGCGGCCGGACTGGGCCGGCGTGCTGGCCATCCACCACGGCTCGCTGGACCGCGGCGTGCGCGACTGGGTGGAGCAGGGGCTGAAGGCCGGCTCGCTCAAGGCGGTGGTCTGCACCAGCAGCCTGGACCTGGGCGTGGATTTCCTGCCGGTGGAGCGGGTGGTGCAGATCGGCTCGCCCAAGGGCGTGGCGCGGCTGCTGCAGCGCGCCGGCCGGTCGGGCCATGCGCCGGGCCGGCCGTCCCGCATCACGCTGGTGCCCACGCACAGCCTGGAGATCATCGAAGCCGCCGCAGCACGTGCCGCCATCCGCGCCGGCCATGTGGAGCGCCGCAGCTCGCCGCACCAGCCGGTGGATGTGCTGGCCCAGCACCTGGTCACGGTCGCGCTCGGCGGCGGCTTCGAGCCCGAGGCGCTGTATGCCGAGGTGCGCCGCACGGCCGCCTACCGCGAGCTGCCGCGCGCGGTGTGGGACTGGTGCCTGGACTTCGTCTCGCGCGGCGGGCCATCGCTCGCGGCCTATCCGGACTACCACCGCGTGGCGCCGGACGAACAGGGCATCTGGCGCCTTTCCGACAAACGCCTGGCACGCCGCCACCGCAGCAATATCGGCACCATCGTAAGTGATGCCTCGATGGTGGTACAGATCAAGAACGGCGCGCGGCTCGGCACCATGGAGGAGAGCTTTCTCGCCCGCCTGCAGCCCGGCGACTGCTTCCTCTTCGCCGGCCGGGTGCTGGAGATGGTGAAGATCGAACAGATGACGGCCTACGTCAAACGCGCCACCGCGGGCCGGCCGACGGTGCCGCGCTGGAACGGCTCGCGCATGGCGATCTCCTCGGTGCTGGCCGAATCGCTGGTCGAGCAGATGGCCCTGGCCGCGGCACACCGCTTCGATTCGCCCGAGCTGAAGAGCGTGCGGCCCTTGCTGGAGGTGCAGCAGCGCTGGTCGGCCCTGCCCACGCCCGGCACCCTGCTGGCCGAGACCTTGCGTACGCGCGAGGGCTGGCATCTCTTCCTCTATCCCTTCGCCGGCCGCCATGCACACATCGGCCTGGCCAGCCTGTTTGCCTGGCGCGCGGCGCAGCACGAGCAGGGCACCTTCTCCATCGCCATCAACGACTACGGCCTGGAGCTGATCAGCGCCACACCGCGCGACTGGGCTGGCCTGCTGCCCGATCTGCTGCGCCTGGACGACGCGCCCGGCGGTGGCGAGCACGGCGCCCTGCTGCAAGAGGTGCTGGCCAGCCTGAACGCCACCGAGATGTCGCGCCGGCGCTTTCGCGAGATCGCGCGGGTGTCGGGCCTGATCTTCCAGAGCCATCCCGGCGAGCGCCGCAGCAACCGCCAGCTGCAGGCCTCGTCGCAGCTCTTCTTCGAGGTCTTCCAGAAATACGACAGCGACAACATGCTGCTGCGCCAGGCCGACGAGGAGGTGCTGAGCCAGGAGCTGGACATCGCCCAGATCCTGGGCAGCCTGCGCAAGATGCGTTCGCAGGAACTGGTGGTCAAGCACCTGGAGCGGCCCAGCCCCTTCGCCTTCCCGCTGATGATCGAACTCTTCCGCGAGAAGCTGACCAACGAGAACCTGGCCGACCGCATCGCGCGTATGGTGCTGCAGCTGGAAGACGCGGCCGATGGCCGGGCGCCGGATGCGCAGGCGGCCGAGGAGAAACAGGCCCGGCGCCCGCGCAACGGCCCGCCTCGCGCGAAGCCGCCCGAGCCGCCCAGCGCGGCGGAACAGGCGGCGGCGGCGGAGATCAGGAAGGATCTCGATTTCTCGCTCACGCCGGTGGAAGGCGGCGAGCCCCGCAAGCCGCGCCGGGAGCGCAAGCCTTCGCGGCCCCTGCCTCTGTTGTAAGTGTTCGCTTGCTTATGATGCGGGTCTTGTGCAGCTGCAGGGTTGGCAATGCCTCGTTCAAAAGTTCCCGTTCCCACCCGGACCAAAGGGCCGGAAACCGGCTTTGTCGAAATCGCCGGCTTGATCCAGTCCGCCAAGGCGCAGACCTACCAGGCGGTCAACACCGCCTTGATCGAGCTGTACTGGCAGGTCGGCGGAGCGATCAGCCGCCGGATCGCGGCAGCGGAATGGGGCGAAGGGATCGTCCGGCAGCTGGCGGTCTACCTGGAGGAAACGCAGCCCGGCCTGCGCGGATTCACCCGGGCCAACCTGTTCCGCATGCGGCAGTTCTACGACGCGTATGTCGACGACGAGAAAGTCACACCACTGGTGCGACATGTCCCCTGGTCGCATAACTTGGTCATCCTCAGTCAATGCAAAGGCATGGCGGAGCGCGAGTTCTATCTCCGCGCAGCAGCCCGGGAAAAGTGGAGCCGCCGCGAACTCGAACGCCAGCTGCAGTCGGCCCTGTTCGAGCGCATCCAGCTCAGCCCCGCGAAAGTCTCACCAGTGGTGCGACAAAACAGCCCCGAGGTGCTGAACGTCTTCAAGGACGCCTACATGGTCGAATTCCTCGACCTGGCGGACACCCACAGCGAGGCCGACCTGCACCGCGGCCTGCTCGACCGCCTGAAGAACTTCATGATCGAACTGGGCCGGGACTTTTGCTTCGTCGGCTCCGAGTTCCCCCTGCAAGTCGGCAAGCAGGACTTCGCGCTGGACCTGCTGTTCTTCCACCGCGGCCTGAACTGCCTGGTCGCCATCGAGCTGAAGGTCGGCCGCTTCGAGCCCGAATACCTGGGCAAGCTGGCCTTCTATCTCGAAGCGCTGGACCGCGACGTGAGGAAGAAACACGAGAACCCCGCCATCGGCGTGCTGCTGTGCGCCAGCAAGGACGACGAGGTGGTCGAGTACGCGCTGAGCCGCATGGCCTCGCCCGCGCTCATCGCCCAGTACCGCACCCAGCTGCCGGACAAGGCCTGGCTGCAGGCCAAGCTGCATGAGTTCTACCAGCAGAACCTGGCCGGATCGGCGGGCTGACGGGGGCGCGGCTCACAGATGCGGGTCGATGGCCGCCAGCAATTCCGGAAACTCCGCCATCGGATAGAAATGCCCCCGGTTGGCCACCTCGTGGTAGTCGCTGCCGAGCCGCTCGTGCAGGAAACGCGCCTCCTCGATCGGGATGTAGGGGTCGCTCGGCGAGTTGAGTTGCACGATCCACTGCTGGTTCGCGCGGATGCGTTCCCAGTCCCAGGGCTGGTCGAAATAGCCGCTGACTTCCTCGGTGCGCAGGCCCAGCGTGGTGTGGTAGCCGGCCACCAGCACCGAGCCCAGGATGCGGTGCGTCTGGGCATGGCGCATGGCGGCGATGGCGCCGGAGGAGAAGCCGACGAGGATGGTGTTCTCGTCGGCGCCGAGCTGCTCCAGGTAGGGCAGCCAGTATTCGGCCCGGGCCAGCTCGGCATCGGGCCAGGTGCCGGGCGAGACCACCTGCAGGCCGCGTGCGCGCAGCCCCTCGGCCACGTAGGGAAACCAGTCGTCGTGGGTGGAGCCGCCGCCGTTGCCCGGAATCAGGATGGCTTTTTTCATCCGGCCCATGCTAAGCCCGCACCGGCGTTACCGCTGGCCACGCGGGCTCTTTCGGCGGCTGGCCTAATCGGTGCCGAATGTCCGACCTGATCCTTGCCGGCGAAGCCGTCCAGTTCCTGCCCGACCCCGCCCTGTGGTGGCCTGCCGGCGGCACCCTGTTCGTGGCCGACCTGCACATCGGCAAGGCCGCGGTGTTCCGCGCGCGCGGCCTGCCGGTGCCCTCGGGCACCACCCGCATCAACCTGGATCGCCTGAGCTCGCTGCTGTCGCGCCATGCTGCCCGGCGCCTGGTGGTGCTGGGCGACTTCCTCCATGCCCGGGAAAGCCGCACACCCTCGGTGCTGACGGCGCTGCAGGCATGGCGGCTGGCCCATGCCGCCGTCGAGATGGTGCTGGTGCGCGGCAACCACGACAGCCATGCGGGCGATCCGCCAGCGTCGCTGGGCATCGCGGTGGTCGACGAGCCCTGGTCCGCCGGCCCCTTCGCCTGCTGCCACCATCCGCAGCTGCAGCCCGGCCGCCATGTGCTGGCCGGCCATGTGCATCCGGCGGTGCGGCTGCGCGGTACGGGGCGCGATGCCTTGCGATTGCCCTGCTTCAGCACCGGCGCCGGCCTGACGCTTCTGCCGGCCTTCGGCGACTTCACCGGCAGCCATGTGCTGGCGCCGGAGACAGGGCGGCTGCTGTTCGCGGTGGGTGGCGGGCGGGTGTGGCCGGTGCCCGCATCGACAGCGCTGCCGGCCTGAGTTCAGTCCAGCAGCAGGTCGCCCTGCAGCACCGGCGCGTCCGGCAGCTCGTTGGGGCGCATGCTGCCGTCGTCCGGCGCGGGGAAGTAGGCGGCCAGCAGCTTGCCGACATCGTCCAGCGCCTGGGTCAGGCCGTCCTCGTAGCGGCCGGCGCCGAAGGCGTCTCCCATGTGGGCCACCAGGTGCTGCCACTGGCCGGCGCCGACATGGCGGTTGAGGCCGCGGTCGGCCACGATCTCGATCGCATGGTCGGCCAGCAGCAGGTAGACCAGCACGCCGTTGTTTTCCTCGGTGTCCCAGACACGCAGCTTGCCGAACAGCATCACCGCCCGCTCGCGCGGCGTGGCGCCGCGCCAGAGGTAGCTGGTGGGCAGGCCGGCCTCGATGCACAGGCGGATCTGGCCGGTGTGCCGGCGTTCGCTCTCGGCCACGCGCTGCTGCAGCCGGGCGACCAGATCGGGCGGAATGGCCTTGCGGATATGGCCTTCGTCGCGCCAGCGGTGGCGCACGATGCGGATGAGCCTGGAGAAGAGATTTGCCATGCCGTTCACCAGTCCCCGGACGCGCCGCCGCCACCGAAATCGCCGCCGCCGCCCGAGCGGAAGCCGCCGCCGCCGCTGCTCGATCCGCGTGAGCTGCCGCCGAGCACATTACCGAAACCGCTGCCGGCGATCACGCCCGGCAGCCCGCGCATCCCCGGGCGCGAGGACAGCCCGCTCCAGCTCAGCATCGCCAGCACCCAGGCCAGCACGGCGGCCACGCCCGCGGCCGGCACGCTCCAGGTGAAGAGGAAGGCCAGCCCGCCGACGATCGCCGCCGCCAGCACCGAACCGAAGCCGCGTCCCAGCAGCCGCCGCAGCACGCCGCCCAGCAGCGGCACGGCGATGAACAGGAACACCGCCAGGTCGTACCACTGGAAGCCGTTGGGATTGCGGCCGGCCAGCGCGTCGTCGCCGTCGATCGAGGCCTGGGCGGCATCGGGCGCGGGCGGTGTCGGCGAGGGCAGGGCCTCGGCGCGGATGCGGGTCTCCAGCCGGTCTAGCGCGTTGCTCAGCCCGCCGACGTAATCACCCGCGCGGAAGGCCGGGGTGATGGCTTCGTCGATGACTTCCTTGGCGGCCAGGTCGGGCACCGCGCCCTCCAGCGCCTTGGCGACCTCGATGCGCACCTTGCGGTCGCGCTTGGCCACGATGATGACCAGGCCGTCGCCGATGGCGCGGCGGCCGATTTTCCAGGTGTTGCCCACCCGGTTGGCATAGGCGGCGATGTCCTCGGGCGCGGTGGTCTGCACCATCAGGATGGCCACCTGCGAGCCGGTGGCCTGCTCGAAATTCACCAGCCGCGCCTCCAGCGCGCTCTTCTGGCGCGCATCGAAGGTGTTGGTGTTGTCGGTCACATGCATGGCCGGCGCGGGGATAGGCTGCAGCTTCTGCGCCTGCGCCAGGCCGGGCGCGAACAGCGCCATCAGCAGCAGCGCGGCCGCGGCCAGCCAGGCACGCACCGGGCGGGACAGCTTGGAAAACGAAACGAAAAAGGCCAGGGGCAAGAAAAAGACTCCTGTCAGCGCGCGGGCTGCGGGTTGGGGTTGCCGAAATCGACCTTGGGCGCCACGCCGCTCTGGGCGTCGCCGCTGGCGGTGAAGGCCGGCTTGGGCGCGTAGCCGAAGACACGCGCGGTGATGTTGGTCGGGAAGCTGCGTGCCTTCACGTTGTAGGCCTGCACCGCCTGGATGTAGCGGTTGCGCGCCACGGTGATGCGGTTCTCCGTGCCTTCGAGCTGCACCCGCAGGTCGCGAAAGCTCTGGTTGGATTTCAGGTCCGGATAGGCCTCCGACACCGCCAGCAGCTTCGACAGCGCGCCGCCGAGCTGTGCCTGGGCCTGCTGGTAGCGTTCGAAGGCCTGCGGGTCCTTCAGCGTCTCCGGCGTGACCTGGATGGCGGTGGCGCGGGAGCGCGCCTCGATCACCTGGGTGAGCGTGTCCTGCTCGAATTTCGCCTCGGCCTTGACGGTGGCGACCAGGTTGGGCACCAGGTCGGCGCGGCGCTGGTACTGGTTCTGCACTTCGCTCCAGGCGGCGGTGGACTGCTCGTCCAGGCTCTGGAAGTCGTTGTAGCCGCAGCCGCCGAGCAGCAGCGTCAGCAACAGGGTGAGGATGAGTGGGCGCATGGCGGGGCGGGTGGCCGGCAGAAGGACAAGGCGGAAGTCTGACACAGGCTCATCCCCCCACGAACAGCCGTCTGCATCAACCGGTATCCAGGCTGAGGCTATGCTCGGCTTTTGCACCGCGCCCAGGCGCAGGAGACCCGCCATGCCCTCAGCCACCGCCGCCGCATCCTGTCCGCCGCCAGGCTGCGTCTGACGATGCGCAGCGATCGCATGTCTTCCACCGCCGCGGTGGGCGGGCGGCCGGACGATGTCGAGGCCGAGTTCTACGAGGCGCTGCGGGTCGGCGACCTGGCGCGCATGATGGCCTGCTGGGCCGACGAGGACGACATCGTCTGCGTGCATCCGGGCGGCCCGCGGCTGGTGGGCACCGGCCAGATCCGCGCCAGCTTCGAGGCCTTGTTCGAACGCGGCACGCCGCCGATCCGCCACGAGACCCTGCACCGTGTCGAGACCCTCGTCAGCAGCGTGCACAGCGTGCTGGAGAAGGTGGCGCTGACACTGCCGGACGGCGCGGTCGAGGCGGCCGTGATCGCCACCAATGTGTTCCACAAGACCGCCCAGGGCTGGCGCATGGTGGCGCACCATGCCAGCCCCGGCACGGTCGCCGAGACGA contains the following coding sequences:
- a CDS encoding ligase-associated DNA damage response DEXH box helicase; this encodes MKSHSRPLAIRRAIAGWFSERGWKAFGFQKEVWKALAEGRSGLLHATTGAGKTYAVWLGALQAFSQRAAEGEEPGSRRRSTPSVPLTVLWITPMRALAADTLTALRRPLDELAGRHPGIARWTAGARTGDTDSGERSAQSRRLPTVLVTTPESLSLMLARADAQELLRGVELVVADEWHELLGNKRGVQLQLAIARIRGWNPALRVWGMSATLGNLQEAMETLLGPRQPGDEGVLVQGKIDKRLVVDTLLPGNAARFSWAGHLGLRMLPQVVAELDQSGTTLVFVNVRSQAELWYKAILEARPDWAGVLAIHHGSLDRGVRDWVEQGLKAGSLKAVVCTSSLDLGVDFLPVERVVQIGSPKGVARLLQRAGRSGHAPGRPSRITLVPTHSLEIIEAAAARAAIRAGHVERRSSPHQPVDVLAQHLVTVALGGGFEPEALYAEVRRTAAYRELPRAVWDWCLDFVSRGGPSLAAYPDYHRVAPDEQGIWRLSDKRLARRHRSNIGTIVSDASMVVQIKNGARLGTMEESFLARLQPGDCFLFAGRVLEMVKIEQMTAYVKRATAGRPTVPRWNGSRMAISSVLAESLVEQMALAAAHRFDSPELKSVRPLLEVQQRWSALPTPGTLLAETLRTREGWHLFLYPFAGRHAHIGLASLFAWRAAQHEQGTFSIAINDYGLELISATPRDWAGLLPDLLRLDDAPGGGEHGALLQEVLASLNATEMSRRRFREIARVSGLIFQSHPGERRSNRQLQASSQLFFEVFQKYDSDNMLLRQADEEVLSQELDIAQILGSLRKMRSQELVVKHLERPSPFAFPLMIELFREKLTNENLADRIARMVLQLEDAADGRAPDAQAAEEKQARRPRNGPPRAKPPEPPSAAEQAAAAEIRKDLDFSLTPVEGGEPRKPRRERKPSRPLPLL
- a CDS encoding PDDEXK nuclease domain-containing protein; this encodes MIQSAKAQTYQAVNTALIELYWQVGGAISRRIAAAEWGEGIVRQLAVYLEETQPGLRGFTRANLFRMRQFYDAYVDDEKVTPLVRHVPWSHNLVILSQCKGMAEREFYLRAAAREKWSRRELERQLQSALFERIQLSPAKVSPVVRQNSPEVLNVFKDAYMVEFLDLADTHSEADLHRGLLDRLKNFMIELGRDFCFVGSEFPLQVGKQDFALDLLFFHRGLNCLVAIELKVGRFEPEYLGKLAFYLEALDRDVRKKHENPAIGVLLCASKDDEVVEYALSRMASPALIAQYRTQLPDKAWLQAKLHEFYQQNLAGSAG
- a CDS encoding RBBP9/YdeN family alpha/beta hydrolase, which gives rise to MKKAILIPGNGGGSTHDDWFPYVAEGLRARGLQVVSPGTWPDAELARAEYWLPYLEQLGADENTILVGFSSGAIAAMRHAQTHRILGSVLVAGYHTTLGLRTEEVSGYFDQPWDWERIRANQQWIVQLNSPSDPYIPIEEARFLHERLGSDYHEVANRGHFYPMAEFPELLAAIDPHL
- the pdeM gene encoding ligase-associated DNA damage response endonuclease PdeM: MSDLILAGEAVQFLPDPALWWPAGGTLFVADLHIGKAAVFRARGLPVPSGTTRINLDRLSSLLSRHAARRLVVLGDFLHARESRTPSVLTALQAWRLAHAAVEMVLVRGNHDSHAGDPPASLGIAVVDEPWSAGPFACCHHPQLQPGRHVLAGHVHPAVRLRGTGRDALRLPCFSTGAGLTLLPAFGDFTGSHVLAPETGRLLFAVGGGRVWPVPASTALPA
- a CDS encoding TPM domain-containing protein codes for the protein MANLFSRLIRIVRHRWRDEGHIRKAIPPDLVARLQQRVAESERRHTGQIRLCIEAGLPTSYLWRGATPRERAVMLFGKLRVWDTEENNGVLVYLLLADHAIEIVADRGLNRHVGAGQWQHLVAHMGDAFGAGRYEDGLTQALDDVGKLLAAYFPAPDDGSMRPNELPDAPVLQGDLLLD
- a CDS encoding TPM domain-containing protein, with translation MPLAFFVSFSKLSRPVRAWLAAAALLLMALFAPGLAQAQKLQPIPAPAMHVTDNTNTFDARQKSALEARLVNFEQATGSQVAILMVQTTAPEDIAAYANRVGNTWKIGRRAIGDGLVIIVAKRDRKVRIEVAKALEGAVPDLAAKEVIDEAITPAFRAGDYVGGLSNALDRLETRIRAEALPSPTPPAPDAAQASIDGDDALAGRNPNGFQWYDLAVFLFIAVPLLGGVLRRLLGRGFGSVLAAAIVGGLAFLFTWSVPAAGVAAVLAWVLAMLSWSGLSSRPGMRGLPGVIAGSGFGNVLGGSSRGSSSGGGGFRSGGGGDFGGGGASGDW
- a CDS encoding LemA family protein, whose protein sequence is MRPLILTLLLTLLLGGCGYNDFQSLDEQSTAAWSEVQNQYQRRADLVPNLVATVKAEAKFEQDTLTQVIEARSRATAIQVTPETLKDPQAFERYQQAQAQLGGALSKLLAVSEAYPDLKSNQSFRDLRVQLEGTENRITVARNRYIQAVQAYNVKARSFPTNITARVFGYAPKPAFTASGDAQSGVAPKVDFGNPNPQPAR
- a CDS encoding YybH family protein → MHRAQAQETRHALSHRRRILSAARLRLTMRSDRMSSTAAVGGRPDDVEAEFYEALRVGDLARMMACWADEDDIVCVHPGGPRLVGTGQIRASFEALFERGTPPIRHETLHRVETLVSSVHSVLEKVALTLPDGAVEAAVIATNVFHKTAQGWRMVAHHASPGTVAETTTDPRPEVSPTLH